A section of the Oncorhynchus tshawytscha isolate Ot180627B linkage group LG09, Otsh_v2.0, whole genome shotgun sequence genome encodes:
- the LOC112258788 gene encoding histone acetyltransferase KAT7 isoform X3, giving the protein MPRRKRNAGSSSEGTEDSDFSADHEHTDRIETYGRTRRNTRLTRASLRLSQSSQDLKRAADQDESPPRTPTGNALSSESDIDVSSPNASPDESLAKELSLKDSGSDLSHRPKRRRFHESYNFNMKCPTPGCNSLGHLTGKHERHFSISGCPLFHNLSVDECKTRASSRDKQVEERTLSHRQDENRHDTRHQAPTERQMRYKEKVTEMRKKRNSGLLKEQKDQYMDHRQSHGNNREPLLENITSDYDLELFRKAQARASEDLEKLQGQVAEGSNMIKTIVFGRYELDTWYHSPYPEEYARLGRLYMCEFCLKYMKSLTILRRHMAKCVWKHPPGDEIYRKGNISVFEVDGKKNKIYCQNLCLLAKLFLDHKTLYYDVEPFLFYVMTEADNTGCHLVGYFSKEKNSFLNYNVSCILTMPQYMRQGYGKMLIDFSYLLSKVEEKVGSPERPLSDLGLISYRSYWKEVLLRYLNQFQGKEISIKEISQETAVNPVDIVSTLQSLQMLKYWKGKHLVLKRQDLIDDWKAKETKRGSSKTIEPTALKWTPPKGT; this is encoded by the exons AGGAACGCTGGGAGCAGCTCCGAGGGCACTGAGGATTCAGACTTCTCTGCTGACCATGAGCACACAGACAGAATCGAGACCTATGGGAGAACACGGAGGAACACGCGCCTCACCCGGGCATCGCTGCGACTCAGCCAAAGTTCTCAAG ACCTGAAGCGAGCAGCAGACCAGGACGAGTCTCCGCCCCGCACCCCAACAGGGAACGCCCTCTCATCGGAGTCGGACATTGACGTGTCCAGCCCTAACGCCTCTCCTGACGAGTCCCTGGCCAAGGAGCTGTCACTCAAAGACTCTGGCAGCGACCTCTCCCACAGGCCCAAGCGCCGTCGCTTCCACGAGAGCTACAACTTCAACATGAAGTGCCCCACACCAGGCTGCAACTCCCTGG gCCATTTGACAGGGAAACATGAGAGGCACTTCTCAATATCTGGCTGCCCTCTCTTCCACAACCTCTCTGTAGATGAATGCAAG ACGAGGGCCTCCTCTCGTGACaaacaggtggaggagaggacgTTGTCCCACCGGCAGGATGAGAACAGACACGATACCCGTCACCAG GCCCCAACGGAGAGACAGATGAGGTACAAGGAGAAGGTGACGGaaatgaggaagaagaggaactCGGGTCTGCTAAAAGAGCAGAAAGACCAGTACATG GATCACCGGCAGTCCCACGGCAACAACCGAGAGCCCCTCCTGGAGAACATCACAAGTGATTACGACCTGGAGCTCTTTCGAAAAGCCCAGGCACGTGCTTCGGAGGATCTT GAGAAGCTGCAGGGCCAGGTGGCGGAGGGCAGCAACATGATCAAGACCATTGTGTTTGGCCGCTACGAGCTGGACACCTGGTACCACTCGCCCTACCCCGAGGAGTACGCCCGCCTGGGACGCCTCTACATGTGTGAGTTCTGCCTCAAGTACATGAAGAGTCTGACCATCCTGCGCCGGCACATG GCCAAGTGTGTCTGGAAACACCCACCAGGGGATGAGATCTATCGAAAGGGAAACATCTCTGTCTTTGAGGTGGATGGTAAAAAGAACAAG ATCTACTGCCAAAACCTGTGCCTTCTGGCTAAGCTCTTCCTGGACCACAAGACCCTATACTACGACGTGGAGCCCTTCCTCTTCTACGTCATGACAGAGGCTGACAACACCGGCTGTCATCTTGTTGGCTACTTCTCAAAG GAGAAGAACTCGTTCCTGAACTACAATGTCTCCTGTATCCTCACCATGCCACAGTACATGAGGCAGGGCTACGGAAAGATGCTGATTGACTTCA GTTACTTACTGTCTAAAGTGGAGGAGAAGGTGGGCTCTCCAGAGCGGCCCCTCTCAGACCTGGGTCTAATCAGCTACAGGTCCTACTGGAAGGAGGTGCTGCTGCGCTACCTCAACCAGTTCCAGGGGAAGGAGATCTCCATCAAGGAGATCAGCCAGGAGACAGCCGTCAACCCAGTGGACATAGTCAGCACCCTGCAGTCCCTCCAGATGCTCAAGTACTGGAAAGGGAAGCACCTGGTCTTGAAGAGACAG GACCTAATCGACGACTGGAAAGCCAAGGAGACCAAGCGTGGCAGCAGCAAGACTATTGAACCCACCGCCTTAAAGTGGACCCCACCTAAAGGAACATAG
- the LOC112258788 gene encoding histone acetyltransferase KAT7 isoform X2 gives MPRRKRNAGSSSEGTEDSDFSADHEHTDRIETYGRTRRNTRLTRASLRLSQSSQDSSPVQISPTEVVTFSARRVTRSRSLQQGPPVTPKKYPLRQSRSSGSDTEQHVEDLKRAADQDESPPRTPTGNALSSESDIDVSSPNASPDESLAKELSLKDSGSDLSHRPKRRRFHESYNFNMKCPTPGCNSLGHLTGKHERHFSISGCPLFHNLSVDECKTRASSRDKQVEERTLSHRQDENRHDTRHQAPTERQMRYKEKVTEMRKKRNSGLLKEQKDQYMDHRQSHGNNREPLLENITSDYDLELFRKAQEKLQGQVAEGSNMIKTIVFGRYELDTWYHSPYPEEYARLGRLYMCEFCLKYMKSLTILRRHMAKCVWKHPPGDEIYRKGNISVFEVDGKKNKIYCQNLCLLAKLFLDHKTLYYDVEPFLFYVMTEADNTGCHLVGYFSKEKNSFLNYNVSCILTMPQYMRQGYGKMLIDFSYLLSKVEEKVGSPERPLSDLGLISYRSYWKEVLLRYLNQFQGKEISIKEISQETAVNPVDIVSTLQSLQMLKYWKGKHLVLKRQDLIDDWKAKETKRGSSKTIEPTALKWTPPKGT, from the exons AGGAACGCTGGGAGCAGCTCCGAGGGCACTGAGGATTCAGACTTCTCTGCTGACCATGAGCACACAGACAGAATCGAGACCTATGGGAGAACACGGAGGAACACGCGCCTCACCCGGGCATCGCTGCGACTCAGCCAAAGTTCTCAAG atTCCAGCCCTGTCCAGATCAGCCCAACAGAGGTGGTGACCTTCTCTGCCCGGCGTGTGACCCGTAGCCGTAGTCTGCAGCAAGGGCCGCCGGTCACCCCCAAGAAATACCCTCTGCGCCAGAGTCGCTCTTCGGGGTCGGACACGGAGCAGCATGTGGAGG ACCTGAAGCGAGCAGCAGACCAGGACGAGTCTCCGCCCCGCACCCCAACAGGGAACGCCCTCTCATCGGAGTCGGACATTGACGTGTCCAGCCCTAACGCCTCTCCTGACGAGTCCCTGGCCAAGGAGCTGTCACTCAAAGACTCTGGCAGCGACCTCTCCCACAGGCCCAAGCGCCGTCGCTTCCACGAGAGCTACAACTTCAACATGAAGTGCCCCACACCAGGCTGCAACTCCCTGG gCCATTTGACAGGGAAACATGAGAGGCACTTCTCAATATCTGGCTGCCCTCTCTTCCACAACCTCTCTGTAGATGAATGCAAG ACGAGGGCCTCCTCTCGTGACaaacaggtggaggagaggacgTTGTCCCACCGGCAGGATGAGAACAGACACGATACCCGTCACCAG GCCCCAACGGAGAGACAGATGAGGTACAAGGAGAAGGTGACGGaaatgaggaagaagaggaactCGGGTCTGCTAAAAGAGCAGAAAGACCAGTACATG GATCACCGGCAGTCCCACGGCAACAACCGAGAGCCCCTCCTGGAGAACATCACAAGTGATTACGACCTGGAGCTCTTTCGAAAAGCCCAG GAGAAGCTGCAGGGCCAGGTGGCGGAGGGCAGCAACATGATCAAGACCATTGTGTTTGGCCGCTACGAGCTGGACACCTGGTACCACTCGCCCTACCCCGAGGAGTACGCCCGCCTGGGACGCCTCTACATGTGTGAGTTCTGCCTCAAGTACATGAAGAGTCTGACCATCCTGCGCCGGCACATG GCCAAGTGTGTCTGGAAACACCCACCAGGGGATGAGATCTATCGAAAGGGAAACATCTCTGTCTTTGAGGTGGATGGTAAAAAGAACAAG ATCTACTGCCAAAACCTGTGCCTTCTGGCTAAGCTCTTCCTGGACCACAAGACCCTATACTACGACGTGGAGCCCTTCCTCTTCTACGTCATGACAGAGGCTGACAACACCGGCTGTCATCTTGTTGGCTACTTCTCAAAG GAGAAGAACTCGTTCCTGAACTACAATGTCTCCTGTATCCTCACCATGCCACAGTACATGAGGCAGGGCTACGGAAAGATGCTGATTGACTTCA GTTACTTACTGTCTAAAGTGGAGGAGAAGGTGGGCTCTCCAGAGCGGCCCCTCTCAGACCTGGGTCTAATCAGCTACAGGTCCTACTGGAAGGAGGTGCTGCTGCGCTACCTCAACCAGTTCCAGGGGAAGGAGATCTCCATCAAGGAGATCAGCCAGGAGACAGCCGTCAACCCAGTGGACATAGTCAGCACCCTGCAGTCCCTCCAGATGCTCAAGTACTGGAAAGGGAAGCACCTGGTCTTGAAGAGACAG GACCTAATCGACGACTGGAAAGCCAAGGAGACCAAGCGTGGCAGCAGCAAGACTATTGAACCCACCGCCTTAAAGTGGACCCCACCTAAAGGAACATAG
- the LOC112258788 gene encoding histone acetyltransferase KAT7 isoform X1, which translates to MPRRKRNAGSSSEGTEDSDFSADHEHTDRIETYGRTRRNTRLTRASLRLSQSSQDSSPVQISPTEVVTFSARRVTRSRSLQQGPPVTPKKYPLRQSRSSGSDTEQHVEDLKRAADQDESPPRTPTGNALSSESDIDVSSPNASPDESLAKELSLKDSGSDLSHRPKRRRFHESYNFNMKCPTPGCNSLGHLTGKHERHFSISGCPLFHNLSVDECKTRASSRDKQVEERTLSHRQDENRHDTRHQAPTERQMRYKEKVTEMRKKRNSGLLKEQKDQYMDHRQSHGNNREPLLENITSDYDLELFRKAQARASEDLEKLQGQVAEGSNMIKTIVFGRYELDTWYHSPYPEEYARLGRLYMCEFCLKYMKSLTILRRHMAKCVWKHPPGDEIYRKGNISVFEVDGKKNKIYCQNLCLLAKLFLDHKTLYYDVEPFLFYVMTEADNTGCHLVGYFSKEKNSFLNYNVSCILTMPQYMRQGYGKMLIDFSYLLSKVEEKVGSPERPLSDLGLISYRSYWKEVLLRYLNQFQGKEISIKEISQETAVNPVDIVSTLQSLQMLKYWKGKHLVLKRQDLIDDWKAKETKRGSSKTIEPTALKWTPPKGT; encoded by the exons AGGAACGCTGGGAGCAGCTCCGAGGGCACTGAGGATTCAGACTTCTCTGCTGACCATGAGCACACAGACAGAATCGAGACCTATGGGAGAACACGGAGGAACACGCGCCTCACCCGGGCATCGCTGCGACTCAGCCAAAGTTCTCAAG atTCCAGCCCTGTCCAGATCAGCCCAACAGAGGTGGTGACCTTCTCTGCCCGGCGTGTGACCCGTAGCCGTAGTCTGCAGCAAGGGCCGCCGGTCACCCCCAAGAAATACCCTCTGCGCCAGAGTCGCTCTTCGGGGTCGGACACGGAGCAGCATGTGGAGG ACCTGAAGCGAGCAGCAGACCAGGACGAGTCTCCGCCCCGCACCCCAACAGGGAACGCCCTCTCATCGGAGTCGGACATTGACGTGTCCAGCCCTAACGCCTCTCCTGACGAGTCCCTGGCCAAGGAGCTGTCACTCAAAGACTCTGGCAGCGACCTCTCCCACAGGCCCAAGCGCCGTCGCTTCCACGAGAGCTACAACTTCAACATGAAGTGCCCCACACCAGGCTGCAACTCCCTGG gCCATTTGACAGGGAAACATGAGAGGCACTTCTCAATATCTGGCTGCCCTCTCTTCCACAACCTCTCTGTAGATGAATGCAAG ACGAGGGCCTCCTCTCGTGACaaacaggtggaggagaggacgTTGTCCCACCGGCAGGATGAGAACAGACACGATACCCGTCACCAG GCCCCAACGGAGAGACAGATGAGGTACAAGGAGAAGGTGACGGaaatgaggaagaagaggaactCGGGTCTGCTAAAAGAGCAGAAAGACCAGTACATG GATCACCGGCAGTCCCACGGCAACAACCGAGAGCCCCTCCTGGAGAACATCACAAGTGATTACGACCTGGAGCTCTTTCGAAAAGCCCAGGCACGTGCTTCGGAGGATCTT GAGAAGCTGCAGGGCCAGGTGGCGGAGGGCAGCAACATGATCAAGACCATTGTGTTTGGCCGCTACGAGCTGGACACCTGGTACCACTCGCCCTACCCCGAGGAGTACGCCCGCCTGGGACGCCTCTACATGTGTGAGTTCTGCCTCAAGTACATGAAGAGTCTGACCATCCTGCGCCGGCACATG GCCAAGTGTGTCTGGAAACACCCACCAGGGGATGAGATCTATCGAAAGGGAAACATCTCTGTCTTTGAGGTGGATGGTAAAAAGAACAAG ATCTACTGCCAAAACCTGTGCCTTCTGGCTAAGCTCTTCCTGGACCACAAGACCCTATACTACGACGTGGAGCCCTTCCTCTTCTACGTCATGACAGAGGCTGACAACACCGGCTGTCATCTTGTTGGCTACTTCTCAAAG GAGAAGAACTCGTTCCTGAACTACAATGTCTCCTGTATCCTCACCATGCCACAGTACATGAGGCAGGGCTACGGAAAGATGCTGATTGACTTCA GTTACTTACTGTCTAAAGTGGAGGAGAAGGTGGGCTCTCCAGAGCGGCCCCTCTCAGACCTGGGTCTAATCAGCTACAGGTCCTACTGGAAGGAGGTGCTGCTGCGCTACCTCAACCAGTTCCAGGGGAAGGAGATCTCCATCAAGGAGATCAGCCAGGAGACAGCCGTCAACCCAGTGGACATAGTCAGCACCCTGCAGTCCCTCCAGATGCTCAAGTACTGGAAAGGGAAGCACCTGGTCTTGAAGAGACAG GACCTAATCGACGACTGGAAAGCCAAGGAGACCAAGCGTGGCAGCAGCAAGACTATTGAACCCACCGCCTTAAAGTGGACCCCACCTAAAGGAACATAG
- the LOC112258788 gene encoding histone acetyltransferase KAT7 isoform X4, translated as MPRRKRNAGSSSEGTEDSDFSADHEHTDRIETYGRTRRNTRLTRASLRLSQSSQDSSPVQISPTEVVTFSARRVTRSRSLQQGPPVTPKKYPLRQSRSSGSDTEQHVEDLKRAADQDESPPRTPTGNALSSESDIDVSSPNASPDESLAKELSLKDSGSDLSHRPKRRRFHESYNFNMKCPTPGCNSLGHLTGKHERHFSISGCPLFHNLSVDECKTRASSRDKQVEERTLSHRQDENRHDTRHQEKLQGQVAEGSNMIKTIVFGRYELDTWYHSPYPEEYARLGRLYMCEFCLKYMKSLTILRRHMAKCVWKHPPGDEIYRKGNISVFEVDGKKNKIYCQNLCLLAKLFLDHKTLYYDVEPFLFYVMTEADNTGCHLVGYFSKEKNSFLNYNVSCILTMPQYMRQGYGKMLIDFSYLLSKVEEKVGSPERPLSDLGLISYRSYWKEVLLRYLNQFQGKEISIKEISQETAVNPVDIVSTLQSLQMLKYWKGKHLVLKRQDLIDDWKAKETKRGSSKTIEPTALKWTPPKGT; from the exons AGGAACGCTGGGAGCAGCTCCGAGGGCACTGAGGATTCAGACTTCTCTGCTGACCATGAGCACACAGACAGAATCGAGACCTATGGGAGAACACGGAGGAACACGCGCCTCACCCGGGCATCGCTGCGACTCAGCCAAAGTTCTCAAG atTCCAGCCCTGTCCAGATCAGCCCAACAGAGGTGGTGACCTTCTCTGCCCGGCGTGTGACCCGTAGCCGTAGTCTGCAGCAAGGGCCGCCGGTCACCCCCAAGAAATACCCTCTGCGCCAGAGTCGCTCTTCGGGGTCGGACACGGAGCAGCATGTGGAGG ACCTGAAGCGAGCAGCAGACCAGGACGAGTCTCCGCCCCGCACCCCAACAGGGAACGCCCTCTCATCGGAGTCGGACATTGACGTGTCCAGCCCTAACGCCTCTCCTGACGAGTCCCTGGCCAAGGAGCTGTCACTCAAAGACTCTGGCAGCGACCTCTCCCACAGGCCCAAGCGCCGTCGCTTCCACGAGAGCTACAACTTCAACATGAAGTGCCCCACACCAGGCTGCAACTCCCTGG gCCATTTGACAGGGAAACATGAGAGGCACTTCTCAATATCTGGCTGCCCTCTCTTCCACAACCTCTCTGTAGATGAATGCAAG ACGAGGGCCTCCTCTCGTGACaaacaggtggaggagaggacgTTGTCCCACCGGCAGGATGAGAACAGACACGATACCCGTCACCAG GAGAAGCTGCAGGGCCAGGTGGCGGAGGGCAGCAACATGATCAAGACCATTGTGTTTGGCCGCTACGAGCTGGACACCTGGTACCACTCGCCCTACCCCGAGGAGTACGCCCGCCTGGGACGCCTCTACATGTGTGAGTTCTGCCTCAAGTACATGAAGAGTCTGACCATCCTGCGCCGGCACATG GCCAAGTGTGTCTGGAAACACCCACCAGGGGATGAGATCTATCGAAAGGGAAACATCTCTGTCTTTGAGGTGGATGGTAAAAAGAACAAG ATCTACTGCCAAAACCTGTGCCTTCTGGCTAAGCTCTTCCTGGACCACAAGACCCTATACTACGACGTGGAGCCCTTCCTCTTCTACGTCATGACAGAGGCTGACAACACCGGCTGTCATCTTGTTGGCTACTTCTCAAAG GAGAAGAACTCGTTCCTGAACTACAATGTCTCCTGTATCCTCACCATGCCACAGTACATGAGGCAGGGCTACGGAAAGATGCTGATTGACTTCA GTTACTTACTGTCTAAAGTGGAGGAGAAGGTGGGCTCTCCAGAGCGGCCCCTCTCAGACCTGGGTCTAATCAGCTACAGGTCCTACTGGAAGGAGGTGCTGCTGCGCTACCTCAACCAGTTCCAGGGGAAGGAGATCTCCATCAAGGAGATCAGCCAGGAGACAGCCGTCAACCCAGTGGACATAGTCAGCACCCTGCAGTCCCTCCAGATGCTCAAGTACTGGAAAGGGAAGCACCTGGTCTTGAAGAGACAG GACCTAATCGACGACTGGAAAGCCAAGGAGACCAAGCGTGGCAGCAGCAAGACTATTGAACCCACCGCCTTAAAGTGGACCCCACCTAAAGGAACATAG